The Amia ocellicauda isolate fAmiCal2 chromosome 16, fAmiCal2.hap1, whole genome shotgun sequence nucleotide sequence CTTCTTAACAGGTAAACATTTTAAGAAGTCTTGAATTGTGATACTTCTTCTTTGTGCAAGGACTGGCCTAATAtttatgttatatattatatatttctccTTGTGACTTCAGAAATTGCAAGCTGCTGTTGGTCAGACCACACTTCCTCCACAAAGcaaaatatatctatatgttGCTACCGATGAGTGTCTTGAAttgaaataatcataataattctgTAATTTACAACTCCAATCTAGTGTTTGTGTGGGTGATTGGTTATTTGAAGCATTTGGGTTTACTCGCTTGACTGATGGAAATGACACCATGACAGAATAGGCAAGACCATTGGACCCTCCCCTTCTAAGAGGGTTGAACGAAGGATCTGCTGCATGGGCAGTGACTGGGGAGAAGGTGGATGGGATTTCCTAGTAACCCAATGAATTGTGGTCCACAGAATGTGTTAGTGATGATGGCTATGAGGAGGTGATCCAGTGTTTCTGCTGTGGGGGCCGAATCTCGCAGTGGGTGGAAGGGGCAGACCCAGTACAGGAACACTGCAAGCTGTTCCCACAGTAAGTCCCACAGTTCACTTTCTGACCTCACTACAGCTCAGAGAGGACCTAATTTAGTATCTCAACTAAATTGTCACTGaatgtataattgtattaaGCAAGTGTATTCAGTGCTATTGCTCAGTTTTAAGAGATTGAGTTGGTTGATAGATGGGGGTTGGGAGGAGGCATTATAAGGTGGAAGGTaacaagacattttaaataaagcgCCAGCTGGGCAGTTTTAGGAGGTAAATGTAGGAACTGGCATCTTGGAACTGCTGAAACATTGCCTATTCTTATGTGAGAATCATATCTCTTTGTTTTCTTCCAGATGCCAGTTTATCGCAAATCTAAACCGAACCCCACAGCAAAGTTTTACAGATCCAGATGTCACAAAGGTTAAGCTTTTTATCTGCCAGTTGACATTTAATACTTTTGAAATGTTTGTTCTTTCATTGTTTCACTCTTTTTCTATCTCTTGctagttatttttttatctgtAAATGTACAGAATAAGCGGTAAATGTGTAGATTTACCAGCTTTTAATGATTGATTCATGCAaatcaaataatacataaaaaaacccAAGTAACAtttcacataaaaaaaacaaatacaaaatgtactatTCAAAATAACTGATTTGGCTGTTCATTCAAATATACTATTAGCTAATCTTCGTTCGAGCATGCATTCTGAACCTTTTAATTTGTAGGTTAAAATGTACCATTTAGGACAGTTCtagaatgcagatgcctccaaacaggtgtactgcatgatacaattaagcattaaaatcctatcatgctctgtggcatgtatacaaatgctaagcaggcccagttgaccttgattttggatcaagatggcaagaggaaattatctaagtgactttgaaagaggggtcactATTGGGGAATGAATGGCatgagcttcagtcacaaagactgctcaactggctagtgtttcagtGGGAACAGTGACTGAAGTTACATTTGCCTTTAGATCTATGGggaagacatcagtaaatagggttggaaattgtggtcgaaagCACACATTCGATGACCTTGATGCTCGTGAATTACTGCGATctgtaaggaaaaacaaaagagcAATCTTTCTCAGGTGACtaagaatgtcaatgcaggacgtgatcagactgtgtcagccaCAATAGTTAGttgagaactacacagagagggatattatagtagggttgcagtgcataaacccctcattacaaagacaaatgcacatctgagaGTTCAGTGCTGCACAAACCATAGGCACTGTtttacagagatgtggaaaaaagtgatatggtccgatgagtcatccttcactcATggatgagtgcatgtgtggtaacacgaagagaatggtacaggcctgactgcttgacccctacagtccgcgggtccagaggctctgttatgctgtggggggcattttcctggcatggtttgggtccgcTTGTatccttagagggaagggtcactgcaaagttattctgagttgatcacctttatcctgtggtgaaacatttctatcccgatgggagtggtctcttccaggatgacaatgctcccatccacagggcatgagggtcactgaatggtctgatgagtgtgaaaatgatgtgaatcatatgctatggccttcgcagtcaccagttctcaacccagttgaacacctatgggagattttggactgacgtgttagatAGCACTCTcaaccaccatcatcaaaaccccaaatgagggaatatcttttggaagaatggtgttcatccctcatagcaactcatagaatctgtgccaaggtgcattgaagctgttctggcggcttgtGGTGgtccaacaccttactgagacactctacaatatgttggtttttcctttaatttgtcacccatctgtatatgtaGTTCTatagttattttatattgttttgacaACATCATCTGAAGCCTACAAATATGTATTGCTATAGTGTCATTATTATGTGGTCCCTTTTTTTAAGTTGGTATTGGCTGGAATGGTATTATGTGACATTGCTACCAGCCATATGGAATTCTCTCTGAGCTTTATAGAACAATGCTGCCAAATGCCCCCTTTGTGAGCTTGGTGTGAGACAAATCATAATTATGGAACAACAATGCATCAGTTCACGTGAAGTAAACCGAACCCAGATCCTCTCTACTGCCtgtgggtggaggcgccattctgaAGCAAGGGGGTTATCTGCTCCTGCACCACAGCACTAGAGCATAGTGAATAACTATCATACATTAGATATATGTTTTAATGAATAACACAGTTTTTGTaacctcctctccctcccttccccagGAATTAAACCTGCATCCTGAAACCCCTGTGGAAGAATTGCTATTCCCTTCATCAGGTGATCAAATTAATCTGTTTTGGGTTTCTCATATACTTACATCTTCTACACAAGGTTCTACATTACAAAGTGCTGCTACAGGTGTTTCATTAATGGTTTTTCAATGTTTATGCCCTGATGAGCTTTAAATAAGTTCAGGAATTCACAGGCAATTTGCAGTATTTCACAAACcttaaatatacagtgagggaaaaaagtatttgatcccctgttgattttgtacgtttgcccactgacaaataaatgatcagtctataatttaaatggtaggtgtattttaacagtgagagacagaataacagcaaaaaaatccagaaaaacacataattgataaattgatttgcatgttaatgagggaaataagtatttgatcccctatcaatcagcaagatttctggctcccaggtgtcttttacacaggtaacgagctgagattaggagcactccctttaagagagtgctcctaatctcagctcgttacctgtataaaagacacctgtccccaggagcaattaatcaatcagattccaaactctcctccatgaccaagaccaaagagctgtccaaggatgtcagggacaagattgtagacctacacaaggctggaatgggctacaagactatggccaagcagcttggtgagaaggagacaacagttggtgtgattattcgcaaatggaagaaacacaaaataactgtcagtctccctcagtctggggctccatgcaagatctcacctcgtggagtttcaatgatcatgagaacggtgaggaatcagcccagaactacacgggaggatcttgttaatgatatcaaggcagctgggaccatagtcaccaagaaaataattggtaacacattatgccgtgaaggactgaaatcctgcatcgCCCGCAAGgaccccctgctcaagaaagcacatgtacaggcccgtctgaagtttgccaatgaacatctgaatgattcagaggagaaatgggtgaaagtgttgtggtcagatgagaccaaaatcgagctctttggcatcaactcaactcgccgtgtttggaggaggaggaatgaccccaagaacaccatccccaccgtcaaacatggaggtggaaacattatgctttggggcgtttttctgctaagggaacaggacaactgcaacgcatcaaagggacgatggacggggccatgtaccgtcaaatcttgggtgagaacctccttccctcagccagggcattgaaaatgggtcgtggatgggtattccagcatgacaatgacccaaaacacacagccaaggcaacaaaggagtggctcaagaagaagcacattgaggtcctggagtggcctagccagtctccagacctttatcccatagaaaatctgtggaggtaGCTTAAGGTtagagttgccaaacgtcaccctcgaaaccttaatgacttggagaggatctgcaaagaggatctcctgagatgtgtgcaaacctggtggccaactacaagaaacatctgacctctgtgattgccaacaagggttttgccaccaactactaagtcgaaggggtcaaatacttacttccgtcattaacatgcaaatcaatttataacttttttgaaatgcatttttctggattgttttgttgttattctgtctctcactgttaaaatacacctaccattaaaattatagactgatcatttctttgtcagtgggcaaacgtacaaactcagtaggggatcaaatactttttcccccactgtatatattttcactCAAGACACTGTGCAAAATTAAATGCTGGTCCATGAGGCCATTCTACTTCACTTGTGATTTTCATAGGTTGCCATTCAATAGCAATGATTCTTATCAACTGATCTTTCAgtttattctgttttattatACTAGGGATCTGTTCTGGTCTGGAGACTCTGGAAGAAAAGACCAGTTGCCTGCAGTCCATCCTCAAGAAAGCCTATTTAAGACAGGAGTTCAGTAGGTCATTTCCATGCGCTGATATCCACATTCCTTTTGATATCCGGTTGGTGTATACCCAGCTAGCAATGGTTACAAAGAACATCAGCAATGCTCCTGTGTCTCAGATAACCCTGACTGATCTGTTGAGGGAACTCCGAAACATCACCGTGATCGATGGGGAGGCAGGGAGTGGGAAAACTACCTGTCTGAAAAAGATTGCCATGCTTTGGGCTGAAGGAACCTGCCCTCTTCTGAGCAGATTTAAGTTGGTTTTTTATACCCCCTTGTGTTCCAGCCTTGAGAGCCCGAGTGAGAGGGTGATCGAAATACTCAGAGATCAGCTTGGCATGAAGGAGCTTCAAATGACCGAGTCAACCTTGCAAAGCTTGATCCAGCATAACCATGATAGTGTCCTCTTCCTCCTCGATGATTTTGGAAAGCACTCAAGTCCTCTCCCAGCCCTGGTAGAGAAGGACCTGATTCAGCAGAACCACTTTTGGAACATCCCAGTCATTGTTGCTGTAAGAACCCAAAGCCTCCACCTCATTCGGAAACATGCTCAACTCCAGGTCACTATCCAGGACTTTCCCTTGTATGGCACCATTCACATCTGTCGGGAAATGCTGTCTTACAACATGAGCCTGGTGGAGGATGTGTACAAAAGACTGCATACACACATCATTCTCCAAATCATATTCAAGACCCCACTAATGGGACTAGCTGCTTGCATTTCAAGAATCAAGTTTCCCAAAAGGGTTTTTGATGCTGTCTGCATTCTCGACTGCTACCTGCAACTTGTTCAGAAGAGTCTAACAGGTCGAACAGAGCGCTTCAACACCACAGTGTCCAGCATCGGGAAGCTCTGCCTTAGAGGGCAGTTTGAAGGCAAATTTGAATTCTCAGGAGAGGATCTTCTCCATGCTGATGTGAAGGAATCTGAGGCCCTGGAGTTGGGCCTGCTCAACAAGTTCAGCACCCAGAGGTTGCGGCCCGTCTATCGCATCATTCATGTCTTTTTCCAGGAGTACCTAGCAGCAGTGCGCATGAATGAGCTCTTGACCTCTGATGTATCTGAAGACCAGGAGCAAAGTCAGAAGTACCTTGGGCAGATTGATTCTGTTGTGAAATTCATGTGCTTTGAGTCCTTCCTGTGTTTCACTAGCAAAATGTCAAAGACATCAGCAACAGTCATCACAGACTTTGTACTTAATGGATTAAACAGAGATACTGCTTTCAACAGTGATGAGGTCGTTAAAAACTTCTGTGTTCAACACCCTCAAGTTAAAGAAGCAATCTATTATTTAAGTTATATGGAGAGCACTTCTACTACATTTACAGATACGTATCTCATAGACCATGTTGGATTGATGCTGTTCGAATCCCCGTATCTCTCCACGTGTGCACCCCTACTGACAGATTTCATGAAGGGGAAAATGCTTGTTATCAGCCCATGTCCTTACTGGGGATTATCGTATTTCATAAATCAGTATCCTGAGAGTGTCACAGGGGTCAAGGGCTTCCATCTGAGCATTTCTCAAGGATTTAGCAACTGGACTGAGGAGATCGAGAAGCCCTTGTCTGCAGGGGAGCTACCAGTGGTCGACGAGCAGTATGCCATTGCATTCAGTGACCCCGAGGACTTAAAGATGCAGAAAGCATCACTTACAGATAATCTGAATTTTGCTAtcagtttgttttcctctttaatTCCCAAGGTCCTCGTCCAGGTATTGTGTTCTGTCCGCAACGCCTACAAAATACCACTGATGGACATTACTATCATTGACACGAGGAAAGTGAAAGAATCTGACCTTGTGAATATGGGTATTCTTTTTTCAATGTCAGAATCTGTAACTCTGGACATATTGCATAGTCCAGGGGTAGTGGAAAAACTGTGGACAGCCCTGGAAGGGAACATGTCCATGGTGAAGAAGCTGAGTGTTGTGGATTTTGCCCTAAATGAAAAAGAGCAGGCCACTCTCCTCTCATTGACCAATCTAACTGAATTAAAAGTGCAGATTTTGAAAAAAGGGGAAGTACCaggtaatacataaatatacatatctCCACCCTTAACCCAAccccataaaaaataaagaacaaatatttttatttttatcactattattgaacaagAAAATAGAGCAGGGCCTGTTTAGCAGTGTTCAGAAACATGTGCACTATGTTTACCACATTCAAACAGACATTTCCTGCATGTGTGATTTAGCTACCATGTTTTAGCACACACCAAGCAAGTTATGTAAACTGCTGTTTTCTCCTTTTGCAGAATTACTGCTTGGGCAATTACATAAATTTAGAAATCTTCAGTCTGTGCAACTGGGACTATGTAAAGAACACATTTTTGATATGCTACCCATTGGGTTCAGCAAGATGAGAACACTCAGGAAACTGCACTTGAGCATTGATGAGAGAGCAAATTATACCATGCTGGGTAAGACTGTGAATGCATCTTATGTGTCCAGCCATTACATTAAAGTATGATATTCATCCATCCAGCACTGATCGGTGTCTTTGGTGTAGGGATACCAAACTAATCAGATTATACTAACTTAATCCACAGGTAGTCTACAATTTAGTATGCTTGATGTGTACACAGTCTAATTGTTTGCTGCAATTCTCCCATTGTCttcatttgtattgttcttgtgGTGAACTGAGCTGATTTAATAATGGATATTCTAAAATGAGAGTATCTAAAGAGTTTTCTAAAGTGGGGGGGTAGGACATTCAAATATTAgcacatttataatataaacCATTAATCCATATAAACCAAACAATAACAACCATTAAACATAATCGTTGGCAAGCAATGTCTTCCCATATAGAATAAacctatatttttaatatatggtatatatatatacagtgagggaaaaaggtatttgatcccctgctgattttgtaagtttgcccactgacaaagaaatgatcagtctataattttaatggtaggtgtattttaacagtgagagacagaataacaacaaaacaatccagaaaaacgcatttcaaaaaagttataaattgatttgcatgttaatgagtggaataagtatttgatcccctatcaatcagcaagatttctggctcccaggtgtcttttatacaggtaacgagctgagattaggagcactctcttaaagggagtgctcctaatctcagctcggtacctgtataaaagacacctgtccacagaagcaatcaatcaatcagattccaaactctccaccatggccaagaccaaagagcagtccaaggatgtcagggacaagattgtagaccttcacaaggctggaatgggatacaagaccatcgccaagcagcttggtgagaaggtgacaacagttggtgcgattattcgcaaatggaagaaacaaaaaataactgtcagtctccctcagtctggggctccatgcaagatctcacctcgtggagtttcaatgatcatgagaacggtgaggaatcagcccagaactacacgggagtatcttgttaatgatatcaaggcagctgggaccatagtcaccaaaaaaacaattggtaacacactatgccgtgaaggactgaaatcctgcagcgcccgcaaggtccccctgctcaagaaagcacatgtacaggcctgtctgaagtttgccaacatctgaatgattcagaggagaactaggtgaaagtgttgtggtcagatgagaccaaaatcgagctctttggcatcaactcaactcgccatggaggaggaagaatgaccccaagaacaccatccccaccgtcaaacatggaggtggaacattatgctttggggggggttttctgctaaggggacaggacaactgcaccgcatcaaagggacaatggatggggccatgtaccatcaaatcttgggtgagaacctccttccctcagccagggcattgtaaATGGGTCGttgatgggtattccagcatgtcaatgagccaaaacacacagccaaggcaacaaaggagtggctcaagaagaagcacattaaggtcctggagtggcctagccagtctccagaccttaatcccatagaaaatctgtggagggagctgaaggttcgagttgccaaacgtcagccttgaaaccttaatgacttggagaggatctacaaagaggagtgggacaaaatccctcctgagatgtgtgcaaacctggtggccaactacaagaaacgtctgacctctgtgattgccaacaagggttttgccaccaagtactaagttgtaggggtcaaatacttacttccctcattaacatgcaaatcaatttataacttttttgaaatgcgtttttctggatttttttgttgttattgtttctctcactgttaaaatacacctaccattaaaattatagactgatcatttctttgtcagtgggcaactgaacaaaatcagcaggggatcaaatacttttttccctcactgtatatatatatatatatatatatatatataggtcaaAATGATTTCATTTTTGTAGATTTCCAATATAAGGAatctatattaaatatatttgtataaatacatctgtaattcatatatttattgaatattttgaaaatatattgtagaaattaaaattggcatatataaattaaatcaatacattgtaatgtttattaaaatgtttgttcCATATGGGTTCTGTTAAGTTCTCCATTGCATAAATGCCCAAAAGTGGAATTGATAATCACAGTTCTTAGTATAATTCTTTGAATAAGCATGCGGCTTTATGATGACTGTGAGAGATCtctgtttgttcttgtttttacaCTCCTGCAGCTTGGCTTTTGAAACATTTCACACAGCTTTCCAGCTTTACATTGTATTGCCCCTCCTGTCCTGCTTTACTGGACATTCTGGACTCACTGCCCCATAACAGTCTACAAGAACTGGAGCTGGGTATTATCGAGTTGACTGATGCACAGCTCCAGCACTGTAGTAAgtatttcctcttttttttttaagagcaaTGTCACCCTAATGTAGACATCTCCCTATGCTGAAATATACACTTGTTTTTACCTATATGCCAAATCTCATTGATGTCATCAGGTATATATCTATCAGACCTGCGTCAAATACcattacatatttgtatttctgtatttttaattacatcaaatattgtttcaattatgtatttgtaaaattacaaattgtatgctgtttgACAATTACCAATTTACTGTATCTGTATTAATAtgtactgtaaaatactttaaaaaagtattaatACGTATTAATGTCAGGCTCACAATATGACAGTTCCTCAGAttaccaccagaggtctccatCACACCAGTTCTAATCTCCCCTTCCCTGATTCTTTGATTCCCCAAACCTCATTATTGAATAATTGCCTGATCCCCTCTAATCATTTAATTAACACCTGTCCTTCAGTGTATATACACctctgtttttagttgttttcatGAAGTCTTGTCTGCAATCATAGCAACATTTCAGAGAATTTAGCGATTTATTAGCCAGCTAGTTACTGACCTTTGCTGCCCTTTCTTTGAACCTTTGATATAGTGTTTACCGGCCCCAGACCTTCTGCCTGTTCTTTGATATCACCCATAGTCCTGCACTTGGATCCATCATCCCTGCCCCCATGATCGTAACAATTTGCAAATACCTAAATTTTGTATTTTCACTAGTATTTGATATTctctatttttaataatttgtagtTGAATCAATGGATTGTATTCGAAAATATAACTTgatttgtacatcacaacaatgtaaatgtaaatgtaccaTTAACAAAGAAG carries:
- the LOC136711562 gene encoding baculoviral IAP repeat-containing protein 1 isoform X1, translating into MYIEYRQIMDVQNMEPASPASQDPDKSFEYDPKDWALQCHPFLNFSAKVVTQNYEHCLRRMVKGGQQGYNCKMRSELTRLKSFQGFSGLSPFTTEELANAGFFSLQQTAVVQCFNCGLIIGLGSFQPPRELHLKYREDCGFQKGLDVGNIDKYSVRVKVLDSEVKEVSVNCKVERGRFESFASWPFYCDTEPLILAECGFFYTGVKDYVQCFSCRGVLGDWEVGSDPWKEHAKWFPQCDYIRTRLSDSTISEIGRSYIGFHGLTGEHYISCIGKNGETQCIEATLSEDTGLNFFANKDLRMETFTQWPSDSPVSPSKLVQAGFFLTECVSDDGYEEVIQCFCCGGRISQWVEGADPVQEHCKLFPQCQFIANLNRTPQQSFTDPDVTKELNLHPETPVEELLFPSSGICSGLETLEEKTSCLQSILKKAYLRQEFSRSFPCADIHIPFDIRLVYTQLAMVTKNISNAPVSQITLTDLLRELRNITVIDGEAGSGKTTCLKKIAMLWAEGTCPLLSRFKLVFYTPLCSSLESPSERVIEILRDQLGMKELQMTESTLQSLIQHNHDSVLFLLDDFGKHSSPLPALVEKDLIQQNHFWNIPVIVAVRTQSLHLIRKHAQLQVTIQDFPLYGTIHICREMLSYNMSLVEDVYKRLHTHIILQIIFKTPLMGLAACISRIKFPKRVFDAVCILDCYLQLVQKSLTGRTERFNTTVSSIGKLCLRGQFEGKFEFSGEDLLHADVKESEALELGLLNKFSTQRLRPVYRIIHVFFQEYLAAVRMNELLTSDVSEDQEQSQKYLGQIDSVVKFMCFESFLCFTSKMSKTSATVITDFVLNGLNRDTAFNSDEVVKNFCVQHPQVKEAIYYLSYMESTSTTFTDTYLIDHVGLMLFESPYLSTCAPLLTDFMKGKMLVISPCPYWGLSYFINQYPESVTGVKGFHLSISQGFSNWTEEIEKPLSAGELPVVDEQYAIAFSDPEDLKMQKASLTDNLNFAISLFSSLIPKVLVQVLCSVRNAYKIPLMDITIIDTRKVKESDLVNMGILFSMSESVTLDILHSPGVVEKLWTALEGNMSMVKKLSVVDFALNEKEQATLLSLTNLTELKVQILKKGEVPELLLGQLHKFRNLQSVQLGLCKEHIFDMLPIGFSKMRTLRKLHLSIDERANYTMLAWLLKHFTQLSSFTLYCPSCPALLDILDSLPHNSLQELELGIIELTDAQLQHCIPKLGTFSNLKVLQISHEKFDNMEIMTSFGSVLRELRNLEVLHLPHGKGTEAVVESLITACQTLQGLRSLRIHSCLNDENLVRIAKATLEGSFIKLRELLLDWNICTTDRGWWEFFNTLGSLKELEKLSVSMPLEHLLKPSSSTVIAFVRAISQLPRVRHIIVAGWLLDQMDLDMFNAMKKKHPQSQNMILTSKICVNPHILVDD